In the Quercus lobata isolate SW786 chromosome 5, ValleyOak3.0 Primary Assembly, whole genome shotgun sequence genome, one interval contains:
- the LOC115989113 gene encoding berberine bridge enzyme-like 8, with translation MGILRATMLPLLSIFLLLFLSRQVSASESFIHCLLNHSQPSHPISAAIYTPNNGSFSSVLQAYIRNLRFNTTTTRKPFLIVTALHESHIQAAIVCAQTHNLQMKIRSGGHDYEGVSYVAEVPFFVLDMFNLRSIHIDVESETAWVQAGATLGEVYYRIYEKSNTHGFPAGVCPTVGVGGHFSGGGYGNMMRKYGLSVDNIIDAQLVDVKGRLLNRKSMGEDLFWAIRGGGGASFGVVVSYKIKLVRVPEIVTVFQVAKTLEQNATDIVSKWQHVADKLDENLFIRLILDVVNGTNRENTGRATFFALFLGDSEQLLSVMNKSFPELGLKKSDCNETSWVQSVLFWTNFPLGTPNDVLLSRVPQTLTYLKRKSDYVKEPISKAGLVLIWKKLIELKYVALTFNPYGGRMSEIPAEAVPFPHRAGNLAKIQYAANWNEGGDEVTDYYINLTRKLYSFMTPFVSKNPREAFFNYKDLDLGINHNGKASYQEGRVYGIKYFKGNFNRLVEIKTKVDPGNFFRNEQSIPTLPN, from the coding sequence ATGGGGATTTTAAGGGCAACAATGCTTCCATTGCTCTCAATATTTCTCCTACTTTTTCTCTCAAGGCAAGTATCAGCTTCTGAGTCCTTTATTCACTGCCTTTTAAACCATTCTCAGCCATCCCATCCAATCTCTGCAGCAATATATACTCCCAACAATGGCTCCTTCTCATCTGTCTTGCAAGCCTACATCCGAAACCTTCGATTCAACACAACCACAACTCGTAAACCTTTTCTCATTGTCACTGCTTTGCATGAGTCTCATATTCAAGCAGCTATCGTTTGTGCTCAAACGCATAACCTCCAAATGAAAATCCGAAGTGGAGGCCATGACTATGAGGGGGTGTCTTATGTGGCAGAAGTCCCATTCTTTGTCCTTGACATGTTCAATCTCCGATCCATTCACATTGATGTGGAAAGTGAGACTGCTTGGGTTCAAGCCGGAGCAACTCTTGGTGAAGTTTATTATAGAATCTATGAGAAAAGCAACACCCATGGGTTCCCAGCTGGGGTTTGTCCCACAGTTGGTGTTGGAGGCCACTTTAGTGGAGGAGGCTATGGCAACATGATGAGGAAGTACGGCCTCTCAGTCGATAACATTATTGATGCACAATTAGTTGATGTCAAAGGAAGACTTCTGAATAGAAAATCTATGGGAGAAGATTTGTTTTGGGCTAttagaggtggtggaggagctAGCTTTGGAGTGGTTGTGTCATATAAAATCAAACTTGTTCGTGTTCCAGAAATAGTAACTGTTTTCCAAGTTGCAAAAACTTTGGAACAAAATGCCACAGACATTGTGTCTAAGTGGCAACATGTCGCAGATAAGCTCGACGAAAACCTTTTCATCAGGCTTATCTTGGACGTGGTAAATGGAACAAATAGAGAGAATACTGGAAGAGCTACATTCTTCGCTCTTTTCCTTGGTGACTCTGAGCAACTTCTCTCTGTCATGAACAAGAGCTTTCCTGaattgggtttaaaaaaatcagattgcAATGAAACCAGCTGGGTTCAATCTGTGCTTTTCTGGACAAACTTCCCTCTTGGCACGCCAAATGATGTTTTGCTTAGTCGAGTACCTCAAACACTAACTTACTTAAAGAGGAAATCAGACTATGTGAAGGAGCCAATTTCAAAGGCTGGGTTGGTGTTGATTTGGAAGAAATTGATTGAGCTGAAGTACGTGGCACTGACATTCAATCCTTATGGTGGAAGAATGAGTGAGATTCCAGCTGAGGCAGTTCCTTTCCCTCATCGAGCAGGGAACCTGGCAAAGATTCAGTATGCAGCAAATTGGAATGAGGGTGGGGACGAGGTTACAGATTACTATATAAATTTGACAAGAAAGCTTTACAGTTTCATGACTCCATTTGTGTCCAAGAATCCAAGGGAGGCATTTTTCAACTATAAAGATCTTGACTTGGGGATTAACCATAATGGCAAGGCAAGTTACCAAGAAGGAAGAGTTTATGGGATCAAGTATTTCAAGGGTAATTTCAACAGGTTGGTAGAGATTAAGACTAAGGTTGATCCTGGTAACTTCTTTAGGAATGAACAAAGCATCCCTACTCTTCCAAACTAG
- the LOC115990942 gene encoding uncharacterized protein LOC115990942: MGALLSQYLEETRKENAIYYISKKMLPHEEKYSPLEKTCVVLVWATRKLRHYMLAYKKYVKERAIANHLAHCSPEEAGEIQGDFPDEDIIGIEVESWKMYFDRAINQNGSGIGVLLISPKGTHIPFSGRLNFLATNNATKYEACIIGLQAALGLKVKELEIYRDSALIIFQI; the protein is encoded by the exons ATGGGGGCTTTACTTTCTCAATACCTAGAGGAGACTAGAAAGGAGAATGCAATATACTACATCAGCAAGAAGATGTTGCCTCATGAGGAAAAGTATTCACCATTAGAGAAGACATGTGTAGTACTTGTATGGGCAACCCGCAAACTCAGACATTATATGCTTGCCTACAAG AAATATGTGAAAGAGAGAGCAATTGCTAATCACTTAGCCCATTGTTCACCAGAAGAAGCTGGAGAGATCCAAGGAGACTTTCCGGATGAAGACATCATAGGGATTGAGGTAGAATCATGGAAGATGTACTTTGACAGAGCCATAAATCAAAATGGAAGTGGGATTGgagttctcttaatttctccaaaagggACACATATTCCATTTTCTGGTAGACTCAACTTTCTTGCCACCAACAATGCCACTAAATATGAGGCTTGCATCATAGGGTTACAAGCAGCCCTAGGCCTTAAAGTGAAAGAGTTGGAGATATACAGAGACTCAGCTTTGATAATCTTTCAGATTTAG